Proteins co-encoded in one Hymenobacter swuensis DY53 genomic window:
- a CDS encoding GNAT family N-acetyltransferase: MTLTWILKPFSDLTTPELYALLQLRSEVFVVEQTCAFQDIDGQDQQAWHLLGYAPNGELAAYTRLFQAGISYPEASIGRVVVSPRFRRFGLGRMLLQESIAAVGRLFGEQPIQIGAQLYLQAFYESFGFRQVGEGYLEDDIAHIHMVRR; encoded by the coding sequence ATGACCCTGACCTGGATTCTGAAACCCTTCTCGGACCTCACCACGCCGGAGCTGTACGCCCTGCTGCAACTGCGCTCCGAAGTATTTGTGGTGGAGCAAACCTGCGCCTTCCAGGATATCGACGGGCAGGACCAGCAGGCTTGGCACCTACTGGGCTACGCGCCCAACGGAGAACTGGCCGCGTATACGCGCCTGTTCCAGGCCGGTATCAGCTACCCCGAGGCCAGCATTGGGCGAGTAGTAGTGAGCCCCCGGTTTCGGCGCTTTGGGCTGGGCCGGATGCTTCTGCAGGAGTCCATTGCCGCCGTGGGCCGACTGTTCGGCGAGCAGCCTATTCAGATTGGGGCGCAGCTGTATTTGCAGGCTTTTTATGAAAGCTTTGGCTTCCGGCAGGTGGGCGAAGGCTACCTGGAAGACGACATTGCCCACATCCATATGGTACGCCGCTGA
- a CDS encoding PAS domain-containing protein produces the protein MPAPAFPVDYQQLFHSLPDNFLLIAPDADATILDNTDSHVAVSLKSREAAVGKPFFEAYPASDDASARTIQESHEHVRQYREPHTMPLIRYDLERPAEQGGGLQELYWEATHYPILDKQGHLQFILQRTQDVTERYLAEQRSQQMQRELDEQQERTRFILEALPVMVWTNRPDGSTDYFNTRWLEFTGRALADTVGWNWTQDIHPDDLTNVETFWAKARSTGSELQTEYRLRRHDGQFRWVLVRALPRFAADGQLLMWVGCGTDIHDQKLMVEELLEQNEQQAMLSDQAYETFRQMQQQRETFYNLFMHTPALICILRGPEHRYEFVNPEYQKLFPNRALVGHAVAEALPEIAEQGILELLDNVYTTGTPFIGNEIPILLDWKNTGQVEPAYFNFTYQQFQEQGQTSGITVFAVNVTDLVVARKALENPGSDVR, from the coding sequence ATGCCTGCTCCCGCTTTTCCAGTCGATTATCAGCAGCTTTTTCACTCGCTCCCTGATAATTTTCTGCTGATAGCTCCCGATGCCGACGCGACGATTCTCGATAATACCGATAGTCACGTAGCGGTGTCCCTGAAAAGCCGGGAGGCGGCCGTGGGCAAACCTTTCTTTGAGGCGTATCCGGCCAGCGACGACGCTTCGGCCCGTACTATCCAAGAGTCGCACGAGCATGTGCGCCAGTACCGGGAGCCACACACCATGCCGCTCATCCGCTACGACTTGGAGCGGCCGGCCGAGCAGGGTGGCGGACTGCAGGAGCTGTACTGGGAAGCTACGCACTACCCGATTCTCGACAAACAAGGGCACCTGCAGTTTATTCTGCAGCGCACCCAGGACGTGACAGAGCGGTACCTGGCGGAGCAGCGCAGCCAGCAGATGCAGCGGGAGCTGGATGAGCAGCAGGAGCGCACCCGTTTTATTCTGGAGGCCCTACCCGTGATGGTGTGGACCAACCGGCCCGATGGCTCCACCGATTACTTTAACACCCGTTGGCTGGAGTTTACCGGCCGGGCCTTAGCCGATACCGTTGGCTGGAACTGGACGCAGGACATTCATCCAGACGACCTAACCAATGTGGAAACGTTCTGGGCCAAAGCCCGCTCAACTGGCTCGGAGCTGCAGACCGAGTATCGCCTGCGCCGCCACGATGGGCAGTTCCGCTGGGTGCTGGTACGGGCTCTGCCCCGCTTTGCTGCCGATGGCCAGCTGCTGATGTGGGTGGGCTGCGGCACCGATATCCACGATCAGAAACTGATGGTGGAGGAGCTGCTGGAACAGAACGAGCAGCAGGCTATGCTTTCCGACCAAGCCTATGAAACGTTCCGGCAGATGCAGCAGCAACGCGAAACGTTCTACAACCTGTTTATGCACACGCCGGCCCTCATCTGCATTCTGCGGGGCCCGGAGCATCGTTACGAGTTCGTGAATCCGGAGTATCAGAAACTATTTCCGAACCGTGCGCTAGTAGGCCACGCGGTAGCCGAAGCCTTACCCGAAATTGCGGAACAAGGCATTCTTGAGCTGCTGGACAATGTGTACACAACTGGCACGCCGTTCATCGGCAATGAGATACCTATTCTGCTGGACTGGAAAAATACCGGCCAGGTAGAACCGGCCTATTTTAATTTCACGTATCAGCAGTTCCAGGAGCAGGGCCAAACCTCCGGCATTACGGTTTTTGCCGTTAATGTTACGGATTTGGTCGTGGCACGTAAGGCCCTCGAAAACCCCGGCTCCGATGTACGATAG
- a CDS encoding M28 family peptidase, with translation MKFPSLFLTAGMALGPLVSPAQTISKKVDKALRQVRPDDIKAHIQYLADDRLLGRKPGTPGYQLAVEYVTEQLRSFGVQPAGEEGSFTQRVRLRRATVRPGATVTYQPTTASLVLAPAEVHLYPHPEQPQTQLAPSGLAFVGYGISAPDQGYDDYQNLDVKGKVVVIVRGAPRRFPSTVAAASQDQTLLVQTAAHHGAVGVLFASARPAPATAATAPARPLATTSVLGPDGRVAAARGFISGSGVALTGTLSAAGLQILLLNAATDTARVLSALRQGTPAPVALRGTLAASWASAYQDFDSYNVVGKIPGSDARLRDEYVVHSAHLDHLGVGVPVQGDSIYNGAHDNASGVASVLEIARLYSHLKQKPRRSILLVLQTGEELGLLGSAYFAARPTVPKTSLVADVNTDMPTIIAPLLSVVPLGAQHSSLARPVAEAARYLNLTVEEDPEPDQNRFIRSDQYSFVAQGIPALHIKYGNRTPDGKNNLAEQVQKWRAVTYHKPQDDSNGTFDFAAGQKYVQLNFLIGYLVAQDSQRPTWNPGDFFGQRFGGK, from the coding sequence ATGAAATTCCCCTCCTTATTCCTGACAGCGGGTATGGCCCTGGGGCCCCTGGTCAGTCCGGCCCAAACCATCAGCAAAAAAGTAGACAAGGCCCTGCGCCAGGTCCGGCCCGACGATATCAAGGCCCATATTCAGTACCTGGCCGATGACCGGCTGCTGGGCCGCAAGCCCGGCACGCCGGGCTATCAGCTGGCTGTGGAGTATGTTACAGAGCAGCTCCGCAGCTTTGGGGTGCAGCCGGCCGGCGAGGAGGGCAGCTTTACCCAACGGGTGCGGCTGCGGCGCGCCACGGTCCGGCCCGGTGCCACCGTCACGTATCAGCCAACCACCGCTTCTCTGGTGCTGGCACCGGCTGAAGTCCATCTGTACCCGCACCCCGAGCAGCCCCAGACTCAGCTTGCCCCGAGCGGCCTGGCGTTTGTCGGCTACGGCATTTCGGCTCCCGACCAGGGGTATGATGATTACCAGAATCTGGACGTGAAGGGCAAGGTGGTGGTGATTGTGCGCGGAGCCCCGCGCCGCTTCCCTAGTACCGTGGCCGCCGCCAGCCAGGACCAGACTTTGCTGGTGCAAACGGCGGCGCACCATGGCGCGGTAGGCGTGTTGTTTGCCAGTGCCCGCCCTGCCCCGGCTACGGCGGCCACGGCTCCTGCCCGGCCGCTTGCCACCACCAGCGTGTTAGGCCCCGATGGCCGGGTGGCCGCTGCCCGGGGTTTTATCAGCGGCTCTGGGGTAGCGTTGACCGGCACGCTTTCGGCAGCTGGCTTACAGATTTTGCTGCTGAATGCCGCCACCGATACCGCCCGGGTGCTAAGTGCCTTGCGCCAGGGTACGCCCGCGCCGGTGGCCCTGCGCGGTACCCTGGCGGCCAGTTGGGCCTCGGCGTACCAGGATTTTGATTCGTACAACGTGGTGGGTAAGATTCCGGGCTCCGACGCGCGCCTCCGTGACGAGTACGTGGTGCATTCCGCCCACCTCGACCATTTGGGCGTGGGCGTGCCCGTGCAGGGCGACTCCATCTATAACGGGGCCCATGATAATGCCTCGGGGGTGGCTTCGGTGCTGGAAATTGCCCGGCTGTACAGCCATCTGAAGCAGAAACCCCGACGCAGCATTCTGCTGGTGCTGCAGACTGGTGAGGAGCTGGGGCTGCTGGGGTCGGCGTATTTCGCGGCCCGGCCCACGGTACCCAAAACCAGCCTCGTGGCTGATGTGAATACCGATATGCCCACCATTATTGCCCCGCTGTTATCGGTGGTACCGCTGGGGGCGCAGCACTCCTCCCTGGCCCGGCCCGTGGCCGAAGCGGCCCGCTACCTCAACCTGACGGTGGAGGAAGACCCCGAGCCCGACCAGAACCGCTTTATCCGTTCCGATCAGTACAGCTTCGTGGCCCAGGGCATTCCGGCGTTGCACATCAAGTATGGCAACCGTACGCCCGACGGCAAAAACAACTTGGCCGAGCAGGTGCAAAAGTGGCGGGCCGTCACCTACCACAAACCCCAGGACGACAGCAACGGCACCTTTGATTTTGCAGCGGGCCAGAAATACGTGCAGCTCAATTTCCTCATCGGCTACCTGGTGGCTCAGGACTCGCAACGGCCCACCTGGAACCCGGGCGACTTTTTTGGCCAGCGTTTCGGGGGCAAATAG